One region of Miscanthus floridulus cultivar M001 chromosome 19, ASM1932011v1, whole genome shotgun sequence genomic DNA includes:
- the LOC136525458 gene encoding uncharacterized protein: MKRLTKVLMDGGNDLNIMYVETLDDMGIDRARIRPTGAPFHGIVPGKQAMPLGQIDLPVTFGGPSNYRTEALTFKVVGFHRTYHAILGQPCYAKFIAVPNYTYLKLKMLGLGGVITIGTSFKHTYECEVECCDHTTTIIASEELVDIRKEVIEEAPDPKRLTGSFEPAEGSKEVLIDPETTERKMVCIGTTLSFE, translated from the coding sequence atgaagcggctcaccaaagtactgatggatggaggcaacgacctcaacatcatgtatgtcgAGACGCTCGATGACATGGGCATTGATCGAGCGCGCATTCGGCCAACCGGAGCGCCTtttcatggcatcgtgcctggaaagcaggccatgccacttgggcagattgatctgcccgtcaccttcgggggtccatccaactataggaccgaggccctcaccttcaaagtggttggGTTTCACAGAACTTACCACGCTATCCTAGGAcaaccatgttacgcgaagttcatagccgtccccaactacacctacctcaagctaaagatgttagGCCTCGGTGGAGTCATCACTATCGGCACCTCTTTCAAGCacacctatgagtgcgaggttgagtgctgtGATCACACCACAACAATCATCGCCTCTGAAGAGCTCGTGGATATCAGGAaagaggtcatcgaagaagcacccgaccctaaGAGGTTGACCGGGTCCTTCGAGCCAGCGGAAGGCTCtaaggaagtcctcatagaccctgaGACCACTGAGCGCAAAATGGtgtgcattggtaccacgctttccttcgaatag